AAATTGTTCAAATACGTTTTTTAGAATTTCTAAAAACACTATGTATATAAATAAAAGGAGGTCAAGGATGATGAAAAAAGGATTAATGTTAATAGTAATGTTGTTTCTGTTGTTCGCTGAGTATGTTTCTGCTGTAGAACTCACGATGTACGTAACTGATGAAAGCAAAGGAAGAGTCTTCAGAGAGGTTGTTAAGGTGTACCAACAAGAACATCCAGATGTAGAAATAGAAGTTGTGGCTTTTCCATATGCCAATTACATGCAAAAGATGTCTCTCGTTTTCTTGGGTGGAAATCCACCAGACCTTTTAGAAACTACTGCAACTTATTTACCCCAAATGGCACCATATTTAAGAGACTTAGGACCAGATATTGAGAAAAATTTAGGGTTATCTCCTCAAGAATACAAAGACTCCACGTATGATGTCGTAAAAGTTTACCTTGGAGAAGGTGAAGTTGTTCATGCAGTACCTACGGCTTTTACCACATATTCACTGTGGGTAAATAAGAGTATGTTTGAAAAAGCTGGTATTGAATATCCACCATATGGAAGAGAAGAACCCTGGACTTGGGAAGAATTCAAAGAAATTTTAAAAAAAGTAAAAGAAGTAAACCAAATTCCTTATGCAATGTCTATAGAATATTCTGCTGACAAATTCTTTAGTTACCTTGCTTTGTGGAACATCAAGATAGTTGATGAAGAGGGAAACTTTGTTATGGATCAATACGAACATGCAGAAAAAGCTATAGATGAGTATGTTAATTTATTCAAAGAAGGATTAGTTCCCCCGGCAGAATGGCTTTCAGGACAATCTCATACTAATGATTTCTTTGGAGGAATAACAGCAGCTGATTGGGCAGGTAGTTGGATGGCAAGGGAGTCCTTTAATGCTGGAAAACAAAATGAAGTATCCCCAGCGTATCTTCCACTTATCGGAGATTGGTTTGGAGTTTCTGGTGGCGGATTCTTGGCAACTCCAAAAACAGGTGATGTCGAAAAGGAAAAGGCGGCAACTGAATTTGTAATGTGGATGGCAAATAAAGATGAAGGGTACACAGAATACCTTAAAAGAAGTAGAGATTTAAGTGCTTATAAAGGTCATATAATTGATTATGGTGAACCACTTTTACAAGAATGGGCAGAAGTACATCTAGTTCTTGCGGAAAGAGCACCTGCATGGACCACAGAAGTTAGGGCGAATGCTGTATGGAGCAGATTAACCGATACAATTAGAAAAGATATTTCTTTAGGCATCACTGGTCAAATGACTGCGGAAGAAATGATTGAACATTGGAAAACTGAAGCTGAAAGAGTAAAAGTACAGTGAATATTAACTTTATTTTAATCTTCCGGCTATTTAGTAGGGCCTGTTTTTTAACAGGCCTGCTTTTTTAAAACATTAATATGTATTTAACTTTGATGAGTTTGTCAGTGAGGTGATTTTGTGAAAAAAATAGATATAGTAAAAAATAGGTTTGTCTTTATTATTCCCTCTTTTGTTTTTCATTTTTTATTTTACTTATTACCAATCATTTTAATGATAATTTTAGCCTTTTTCTCGTGGGATCTTTTAAACTCTCCATCCTTTGTAGGATTAGAAAATTTCAAAGACTTAATGGAAGACAAGTGGTTTTGGAATTCAATTGTTGTGACTTTGAAGTATACTTTTTTTACTCTTCCTATAGTTTTTATAACTTCACTAATTTTAGGACTTTTACTTCAAGAAGAAAATAGTTTTTCGAAAATTATGAGAGTTTTCTTTTACTGGCCTTATATGATCCCTATGGTAGCAGGAGGGACTATGTGGAAATGGCTCCTCAGTAAAGATTTCGGTTTAGTTAATCATATTTTAAAACAACTAGGATTCAATCCAATTAATTGGTTAGATAATCCAACTTTAGCTTTGTTTAGTGTAGTAATCGTACAAACTTGGGTACTTAGCGGATTCATGATGATGTTATACATAGTGGGCTTACAAGCACTCCCGGAAGAATTTTATGAAGCCGCATCAATTGACGGAGCTTCAAACTTCCAAAAATTTTGGTTTATTACCATGCCTCTATTAAGAAACACTCATATTTCAGTTATAACTCTAACGATTGCTAATTGTTTTAGGAATTTTACTATTGTTTATATTATGACGACGGGTGGTCCAGGCTATGCAACTACTGTTGCTCCTTTATATATATACCAAAAAGCTTTTACAGACTTTAGAATAGGTTATGCTTCTGCTGGATCAATAGTTATTCTTTTAATTAGCTTGGTTATTGCCTATGTTGTTAGAAAAGTTCAAGAAAGAGATTTAGAGGGGGGTAAAATATGAGAAAAGCAATAGTAATCATTCTAGCAATTTTATTCATGATACCAGTATTTTGGACTGTTTCATCTTCTTTAAAAAGTATGAACGAAATATACAGGTATCCTCCAACTATTTTTCCTCAAGAAATTTCCCTTGAAGGGTATAAAAATGTGATCAATGAAAGCCAGTTCCCAAGATATGTAGCTAATACTCTATTTGTAGCTATTGTATCTACAGTTATTACTGTTTTTATTTCTGTTTCTTTAGGATATGGTTTAGCTAAAGGAACGTTTAAATATAAAAATTTCTTTCGGGAAATAGTTACAATAACCCTTTTTATCACTGCCCAAGTGATAATGGTCCCTTTATTTGTGGTTATACAACAACTTGGATTGATCGACTCTTTATGGGGTTTAATTATTCCTGCAGTTTTTACCCCAACGGCATCTTTTACTGCTTATCAATACATGAGAGATCTACCTAATGAATTTCTTGAAAGTGCTCAAGTTGATGGTGCAAATGAATGGCAGATATTTTTTAAAATTGTTCTACCCATGTCAAGACCATTAATGGCAGCAATTTCGATCTTTTCTTTTACATGGAGATGGAATGATTTCGTTCTTCCTTTGATAGTAATTAATTCTGGTGATAAATTTACTGTACAATTAGCTTTATCAGCTTTACAAGGTCAATATGGAATTCCCTGGAATGAAATTTTAGCATTTTCGGTTCTTGCTATAATTCCAACATTAATAATCTTCTTATTGTTCCAAAATTTATTTATGAAAGGTTTATCAGCTGGTGGTTTGAAGTACTAAAAAATGTACCTTGAGGGGGTTTTGTGAAATTGATAAATACATACTCTAATATAGACGAATTAAAAGAAGTCATAAGGGAAAGGAATTTAGATATCCCTTTTTCTGATAACCTAGAAATACTTAAGGAAAATTTAGAATTAAATGGAAAAGTGATACCTAATAAATTAGCAATACATCCTTTGGAGGGATGTGACTCTGAATTAAATGGAGCTCCGAGTAAGTTAACAGAAAGAAGATATCTTAGATATGCAAGAGGTAAAGCTGGTTTAATATGGCTTGAAGCAACAGCAGTGAGTAAAGAAGCAAGAGCAAACGACAAACAATTGTTTCTAAATCATGAAACAGTCAATGAATTTGTTGGTTTAGTAAAAAAAATAAAAGAAGAATCTTTGAAAAGTGGAAATCAGGTCCCTTACTTAGTCCTACAACTGGCTCATTCCGGACGTTTCGGGGAAAATAAAATTATTGCAATTCACGACGAAAAATTAGATGAACTCTCCAATGTAAATTATAATACCCCTGTCATAACTGATGATGAACTAAAGGAGCTGGAAAATTTTTATGTAGAAGCCTCAAAACTAGCTAAGAAAGCGGGATTTGATGCCATAGATATAAAAAGCTGTCACAAATACTTACTATCTGAAATTCTTGGAGCCCGTACCCGAAAAGGTATATTCGGGGGTAAATATGAAAATAGAACCCGATTCATTAAAGAAGTAGTAGATTCAATAAATAAAGAAGTAGGAATAGATATAGCTGTAAGATTAAATATTTCTGATTTTTTGCATTACCCCATAAGTTGGGGAACAAATAAAAAAGGTGAAGTAGATCTATCTGAACCCCTGAAATTAATTGAAGAATTAAGAGAAAAAGGGGTAAAACTAATAAACGTAACCGCTGGAAGCCCATATATAAATCCACATATTAATAGACCAGCGGATGGTGAAGAAAAAAAATATACGCCACCTGAACATCCATTAATTGGAGTAGAAAGATTGATAAAATTCTCAAAAAATGTGCAAGAAAAATTTAGAGATATTATTGTGGTTGGTACAGGATTAAGCTGGTTTAGACATTTTGTACCTTTTGTCGCCGCAGGAATGGTTGAAAAAGGGTACTGTAAAATAGTTGGATTAGGAAGAATGGCTTTTGCTTACCCAGATTTCGCAAAAGATATAATTGAAAATAAAAAGATGGAAGAAAATAAATCCTGTATAACGTGCAATAGATGCGCTGAATTAAAAGCTCATCAAGAAATAACTGGTTGTGTAATAAGAGATAAAGATGTTTATTTAAAGCCATACATGAAAATCCTGAGAAAAAGTAAATCAAAGAGGTGATTTAGTGAAAAAAATAAAAGCAGATGTTATAGTGGTTGGAGCTGGAGGAGCTGGATTAAGAGCCGCTTTGAGTGTAAAAGAAACAAATAAAGATTTGAATGTAAAAGTTATAACAAAAGGTGAAAGGTTAAAAGATAGTATCACAGCCACTTCTTACTCTGATCGCATGGCTTTCCATGCTACCTTGGATACTACTGAGCCTGGAACTGAAGATTCATGGAAATATCATGCTGATGATATTTTTAAAATTGGTGGAATGGTATCCGACAAAATTTTAGCTGAAGTTTTAGCAAAAAACTCAAAAGATGCCTTTGAGTACCTGGATAAACTCGGCGTTCCTTTTGTGAAGGAGAATGGAAAGGTTAAACAATTTAGAACCGATGGATCTCAATACGCCAGAGCATGTTTTACTGGACCTGATACCGCTGTTCAAATAGCTCAGATTCTTTCAAAAGAAGCTGATAAACAAAAAATCGAAGTTATAGAAAATGTTATGTTTCAAGATATTTTGTTAGATGAAGAAAATAAAGTTAAAGGCGCTTGGGGAATCAATACGATTACTAACGAATATTTTTTCTTTGAAACCCCTTCTATAATATTAGCTTGTGGAGGTCCAGGACAAGTTTATTCTGAAAGTTTATACCCTAAAGAAGCAACGGGGGATTGTCATGCTGCCGCTCTACGATGTGGGGCAGAACTTGTAAATATGGAATTTATTCAAATAGGTTTGTCATCAAAAAAAACTAAAATTGCTTGTTCAGGCAGTTTCATGAGATCTTTACCTAAGATAACTAACAATTTGGGAGAAGATGTAATACTTAAATATTATAAAAATAAATACGATCCAAAAAAATTAATATCTATTCTTTTCTCCAAAGGATGGAGTTGGCCATTATCATACGACGAAGAATCTCATATAATCGATGTAGCCGTAGCAAAGGAAATTTTGGACGGTCGAAAGATTTTCTTGGATTATACTTTCAATCCAGAATTTTTCTCAAAAGGTTCAATTCCTGAAGAAATTATAAATTGGTACAAACAAGAAATTAACGTGAATTTATTTGATCAAAAATTTTATTCTAATCCTTTAAAGAGATTAAAAAGTATAAATAAAGAAGTATGTGAATTACTAAAAACAAAGGGGCTCGACATCGATACCGAAAAGAAAATAGAAATATTTCCTGCAATCCAACATTTCCAAGGAGGCATAAAGATAAATGAAAGAGCTGAGACCAATATAAAGGGGCTTTATGCTTGCGGAGAAGCTGCTGGTGGTCAACATGGTGCAAATAGGCCCGGTGGAAATTCATTACTTGACACACAGGTTTTTGGAAAGATAGCAGGACAAAATGCAGCCCTTTATTCTTCTCAAGTTAATATTTCAGAATTAAGCGATGAAGAAATGAAAAATCTCCAAATAGAAAATGCAAAATTCTCTGATGAAACTGGTAAGAAAAACATTATAAGAGAAGAAATTAGGACACTTATGAGTGAAAATGCTTCTGTTATCAGATCAGAGAAAAAATTATTAGAAACTTTTGATGTTATATCTAATATCTCTAACAAAGAAATACTCAACTCAAGTAAAAACCTAAAAGATTATTTGGAAACATGCAATATTCGTTTGCTTTCTCGAGTTTTGTTGAAATCTATGTGTGAAAGGAAAGAGAGTAGAGGCCCACATTTGCTTTTTAAAAATCCAGAAACTTTAGAACTTTATCCAAGAGATGATGAAAATTGGGCATACCGCTATATCGTCGTAAAATTGGAAAATGACAATATTAGTTGTTCTATTAGAAAGTGTCGTTAGATAAAACGAACTATTAACAAATAATTAAATAATCTAAAATGATTAGGAAGAATTTCTAATAGGTATAAAAGTACTCCAAGAGGTAAAGTATAATGTTGAAGGCATTAAAAGTTAGTTAACAATACAGGTTTTAGAGTTTCTAAAGTCACTAAAATACCACGAATGAGGAGGATTCCATGGATAAATTAAAAGTGATGGAACGAATTATAAATGTTGGAATAATTGCTGTAGTAAGAGCTGATTCTCCTGAAGAAGCCTTGAAAATTGCCGACGCTGTTAGAAAAGGTGGTATCGAGGCCATTGAGATCACGATGACTGTTCCTGGAGCGAATGATGTTATCAAAGAACTGAAAAAGGTATATTCAAAAGGAGAAATTCTTATAGGTGCAGGAACTGTTCTTGATCCTGAAACAACGAGAATTGCTATGTTAGCTGGAGCAGAATTTTTTGTAAGTCCATATCTAAACAAAGAGATGGTAAAAATGTGCAATAGATATCAAAAAGTTTCTATGGCTGGAGCTATGTCAATAAAAGAAGTTGTAGAAACTATGGAAGTAGGTGCCGATTTTGTTAAATTGTTTCCAGGTAGTGCTTTTGGCCCTTCAATAGTTAAGGCGATTAAAGGACCTCTTCCTCAAGCACCGATAGTTCCTACAGGCGGTGTGAGTCTCGAAAATGTAGGAGATTGGATAAAGGCTGGCTGTGTTGCAGTTGGCGTTGGAGGAGAATTAACAAAAGGTGCAAAGTCGGGAGACTATGCGCTTGTCCAAGAAACAGCAAAAAAATTTGTTGAAGCCATAGCAATGGCAAGATAATTTTCAAGAATACAATAAATATTTGAAAGGAGATATTGTAATGGCTAGCAAAATTGTTACTTTTGGTGAAATTATGATGAGACTTTCTCCCCCAAATTATTTCAGATTTGTTCAAACAGATTCTTTTGAAGTAACTTACGGTGGCGGTGAGGCCAACGTTGCCGCTTCTCTTGCCAATTATGGAGAAAATGCTTATTTTGTGACAAAAGTTCCAGGCAACCCGATAGGGCAATCGGCAATAAATCATCTTCGGCGATATGGGGTAAAAACTGATTATATAGTTCGAGGTGGAGAAAGATTAGGTATTTATTTTCACGAATTTGGAGCATCTCAAAGACCTTCTTTAGTCATTTATGATAGAAAATATTCATCTTTTGCAGAATCTCAACCTACAGAATACAAATGGGAAAAGTTTTTAGATGAGGCAAAGTGGTTTCATTTTACAGGGATAACACCTGCATTGAGCGAGAATGCGGCACAGGCATGCCTTGATGCGGTGGAAACAGCAAAAAATAAAGGAATTATTGTTAGTTGTGATTTGAATTATAGGAAAAAACTGTGGTCACCACAAAAAGCAAACGAAGTGATGTCAGAACTTATGAAATATGTCGATATAGTCATAGCGAACGAGGAAGATGCAGAAAAGGTATTCAATATAAAAGCTAAAGATTCTGATGTGGCCAAAGGCAATCTAAAATTAGACGATTATAAAGATGTGGCCAAGCAAATTTTTGATAGGTTTGATTTGAAAGGAGTCGCTATAACGTTAAGAGAAAGCTTTTCTGCTTTTGATAATGGTTGGTCAGGCCTATATTATGATGGCAGCAAATTTTATTGCTCCAAAAAATATCAAATTCACATAGTTGATAGAGTAGGGGGAGGAGATTCCTTTGCTGGAGGGTTGATATATGCATTAATAAACAATTACGCTCCTCAAGAGGCAATAGAATTTGCTACAGCTGCCTCATGTTTGAAGCATTCTATAATCGGAGATTTTAACCACGTTACAGTAGAAGAAGTGAAAACTCTAACAAAAGGAGATTCCACAGGCAGGGTTCAAAGATAGACGAAAATGCTATCAAATAAAACTACAAAATCGAAAGGGCTTCAAAGTCCTTTCGATTCTTAAAATTTGTGATATAATCAAATTTGGTATTTTATAGATAGGAAGGTGAAAATCTATTCAAACTATCAGAAAAGTTCTGGAGGTATTAGATTATATAGTCTATTCACCAAAACCAGTTAATGTAACAGAAATTGCAAGAGAGTTTGATATGTCTATATCTAATGCTTATAAGTACTTAGACGACTTGCACAAAGGAGGCTTGTTGTCAAAGAATAGCGATAAATCGTATTTCCCGAGCTTTAAACTTGTGGAGTATGGAAGTATTATCTTAAAAAAAATAAATCTTAGAGAGATTGCACATCCACACCTAGTTGATTTAATGGTGAAAACAGGTCAAACAGTGCATCTGGCTATTAAAGAAGGCTATGAAGGAATATATATAGAAAAGATAGAAGGCCCTAATTCTTTACCAATGATGTCAAGGATCGGAATGAAGATGAACCTTTATGCAACAGGATTTGGAAAAGCTATTTTGGCGCATTTACCTGAAAAGGAAATAGAAGAATATCTGGAAAATGCGGAGTTGAAAAAAAGGGGTAAAAACACGATTACTGATCCTAATGAATTGAAAAATGAACTTAAGAAAATAAGAGAAAGAGGGTACGCAGTAGATAACGAAGAAAACGAAACCGGGATCTTTTGTATAGGGGCACCTATTTTTAATTACGATAAAAAAGTTATAGCGGGTGTAAGTATTTCGATGAGTACCTCTCGAGCCGAAGAGGAAAAAGTAGATGAATACATCCGCTATGTCAAAGAATGCGCCGAAAATATTTCAAAGTTGTTGGGGTATAAAGGTTAAGGTTTTTCAGGTATTTCTCTAAAAGGTTCAACGATAATGGTTTCATAATTTTTATACAACCACATTCCTGGTTTTGCTCCTTTTGGTTTCCATACGTTTTTTCTTTGAGTGTAATCAACCGCTACATTGGAAGACATTTTTGCTTTAGAAAATGTGGCAGCGATTTTTGCTGCGTAATCTATTACTTCTTCTGGTATTTCTTTACCAGAAGATTTTATTATTGTATGAGAACCTGGGATCTCATGTGTATGAAGCCAGATGTCGGCTTGTGCGGCTGATCTTGTTAATTCATCGTTCTGCTTGTTATTTTTCCCAACTAGTATTTCAAACCCTTTGTAATTAAATTTCCGAAAAGTTGTTTTTACTTTTCTTTCCCTTTTAGATTTTTTGTTTTCACTTATCAGTCCTATATCTTTCATTTCTTCTTTTATCTCTATTAAGGTTTCAATTTCTTCTGCGGAAGAGATTGTTTCAAATAACTGATTGTAATATTCGAGTTCGTTATTCACTTTTTTTATTCTTTTTTTAGCATGCTCGACTCTTGACTTTGTTCTTTTTATATTTTTATACAGTTTTTCCAAGTTTTGCGTTGGTGATAAAAGGGGGTCTATCTCTATTGTGACCTCCTCACCGGTATTCCAATCGGTTACTGTAAAGTATCTTTCACCTTTTTTTATTTTGTAGAGATACGTTTGAAGAAGTTCTCCCTTTTTTTCTAAATCCATTAGACTTTTTTCTTCATTTAAATCTTGTAATATTTGTTCTTTTGTCTTTTCTAATCTGTCAATTTCACTTTTTACCCTTTTTTCCAAATCCCTTTTTATTTCCAATAGTCGTGATTGATTAGCCCTTTCTTGAAAGACTTTGAGCAATGCCTCTGATGGTTTTAATCCCTCGTATTTAAAATTATTCGGGGTTATTGCGGAGAAATCATATGTGTTCCCCTCTTTGAAGTAAAAAAGATAAGGCTTTTTGAGGTCTTTTACAGCTCTTTGGATACCTATTTCTTTCAAAAACCCTGTTGATTTTTTAGAAAATCCCATGAGTCTATCATAATCAATATTTTCAATGTTTTCTATATTTACTTCCAATATATTTATTTGAGAATCATCGTAGTAAGGTAGGTATTTAACTCCTGGAATTATGGGTCTAAATTCTTTATAAACCCTTTTTAAAGATTCTTCTACTTTATTATCTTCGTTAACGAGTATTACGTTGGAATTTCTTCCCATTAATTCAAAAAATAGCTTATATTTTCGCATAGTAGAGTTTTCTTGATCGTAGCTTTCAATTTCAAAGAACCCTATCCTGTCTAAACCTAACTGTTCGACATTTATCACTCTTCCGTTTCTTATTTTTTTTCTTAAAAACTGAGCAAAGTTTGCTGGTTGTATGGGTACGTTTGGTTTTTGAGAAAGTAAGATCACATATGAAGGGCTTTTTAATGAAAGAAGTACAAAACTTTGAGAAAACTGAATTAACACTTGGGTTTTTATAGGTTGATATATATTTTTAATTCTATCCCCCACAATGTTGTCTTTTATTTCTTTCAATACTTTATGTAATACCAAACCATCAAAAGGCAAGCAAGACACCTCGGTTTATTTAAAATATAGATCTAACGCCCCTTCGCCCGAACATTAAGGGGTAAACCCCTTAAGATCCCTAAGTTCAAAATCAAACTTTATTTTAAAAAAGCTTTTTGCACAAGGCTGCAAAGGAGCAAGCCCCTTAAAAACCCTAAATTCAAGGTCAAAATCATTTAAAACATAATTTGCATACTGCAGCAAACGCAGCCCACCCATAAGGATAAAAGAGTTTTTATTTCTCTCTGAACAGCCCCATTCATTAAGAACACAAAAGAGGCAAAACAATCTAAGCCTCTTTTGTGTTTTGTAAAAATCTATGAAATTAAAATTCTACGCTGCTGAACCTTTCTTTCCTTTATCCATAAAACCAACTATCAAAGCAATAATACCAACGATAATGTCTATCCACGCATGCCAATTTGGCATGGTTGCAACACTAAAACCAGCAATAGCCATTATTACAAGGTAAATCCCAACAACTATCAACCATGGTTTAGACATACTACCCCCTCCTTATACACTCAACTTTACACAAAATTAGCCGATAATTTCAAAGGAAACATAATGATAAAAATATAAGTTGAACAAATTTATCGGCTTAAACCCTAGTAAAATGATAAGATATATATGTTACCGATATAATAACATTAGAATAATTTTAGTTTAACAACGAAAATTATTCTACTT
The sequence above is drawn from the Petrotoga mexicana DSM 14811 genome and encodes:
- a CDS encoding ABC transporter substrate-binding protein; translated protein: MKKGLMLIVMLFLLFAEYVSAVELTMYVTDESKGRVFREVVKVYQQEHPDVEIEVVAFPYANYMQKMSLVFLGGNPPDLLETTATYLPQMAPYLRDLGPDIEKNLGLSPQEYKDSTYDVVKVYLGEGEVVHAVPTAFTTYSLWVNKSMFEKAGIEYPPYGREEPWTWEEFKEILKKVKEVNQIPYAMSIEYSADKFFSYLALWNIKIVDEEGNFVMDQYEHAEKAIDEYVNLFKEGLVPPAEWLSGQSHTNDFFGGITAADWAGSWMARESFNAGKQNEVSPAYLPLIGDWFGVSGGGFLATPKTGDVEKEKAATEFVMWMANKDEGYTEYLKRSRDLSAYKGHIIDYGEPLLQEWAEVHLVLAERAPAWTTEVRANAVWSRLTDTIRKDISLGITGQMTAEEMIEHWKTEAERVKVQ
- a CDS encoding carbohydrate ABC transporter permease, with product MKKIDIVKNRFVFIIPSFVFHFLFYLLPIILMIILAFFSWDLLNSPSFVGLENFKDLMEDKWFWNSIVVTLKYTFFTLPIVFITSLILGLLLQEENSFSKIMRVFFYWPYMIPMVAGGTMWKWLLSKDFGLVNHILKQLGFNPINWLDNPTLALFSVVIVQTWVLSGFMMMLYIVGLQALPEEFYEAASIDGASNFQKFWFITMPLLRNTHISVITLTIANCFRNFTIVYIMTTGGPGYATTVAPLYIYQKAFTDFRIGYASAGSIVILLISLVIAYVVRKVQERDLEGGKI
- a CDS encoding carbohydrate ABC transporter permease; the protein is MRKAIVIILAILFMIPVFWTVSSSLKSMNEIYRYPPTIFPQEISLEGYKNVINESQFPRYVANTLFVAIVSTVITVFISVSLGYGLAKGTFKYKNFFREIVTITLFITAQVIMVPLFVVIQQLGLIDSLWGLIIPAVFTPTASFTAYQYMRDLPNEFLESAQVDGANEWQIFFKIVLPMSRPLMAAISIFSFTWRWNDFVLPLIVINSGDKFTVQLALSALQGQYGIPWNEILAFSVLAIIPTLIIFLLFQNLFMKGLSAGGLKY
- a CDS encoding NADH:flavin oxidoreductase, which gives rise to MKLINTYSNIDELKEVIRERNLDIPFSDNLEILKENLELNGKVIPNKLAIHPLEGCDSELNGAPSKLTERRYLRYARGKAGLIWLEATAVSKEARANDKQLFLNHETVNEFVGLVKKIKEESLKSGNQVPYLVLQLAHSGRFGENKIIAIHDEKLDELSNVNYNTPVITDDELKELENFYVEASKLAKKAGFDAIDIKSCHKYLLSEILGARTRKGIFGGKYENRTRFIKEVVDSINKEVGIDIAVRLNISDFLHYPISWGTNKKGEVDLSEPLKLIEELREKGVKLINVTAGSPYINPHINRPADGEEKKYTPPEHPLIGVERLIKFSKNVQEKFRDIIVVGTGLSWFRHFVPFVAAGMVEKGYCKIVGLGRMAFAYPDFAKDIIENKKMEENKSCITCNRCAELKAHQEITGCVIRDKDVYLKPYMKILRKSKSKR
- a CDS encoding FAD-binding protein encodes the protein MKKIKADVIVVGAGGAGLRAALSVKETNKDLNVKVITKGERLKDSITATSYSDRMAFHATLDTTEPGTEDSWKYHADDIFKIGGMVSDKILAEVLAKNSKDAFEYLDKLGVPFVKENGKVKQFRTDGSQYARACFTGPDTAVQIAQILSKEADKQKIEVIENVMFQDILLDEENKVKGAWGINTITNEYFFFETPSIILACGGPGQVYSESLYPKEATGDCHAAALRCGAELVNMEFIQIGLSSKKTKIACSGSFMRSLPKITNNLGEDVILKYYKNKYDPKKLISILFSKGWSWPLSYDEESHIIDVAVAKEILDGRKIFLDYTFNPEFFSKGSIPEEIINWYKQEINVNLFDQKFYSNPLKRLKSINKEVCELLKTKGLDIDTEKKIEIFPAIQHFQGGIKINERAETNIKGLYACGEAAGGQHGANRPGGNSLLDTQVFGKIAGQNAALYSSQVNISELSDEEMKNLQIENAKFSDETGKKNIIREEIRTLMSENASVIRSEKKLLETFDVISNISNKEILNSSKNLKDYLETCNIRLLSRVLLKSMCERKESRGPHLLFKNPETLELYPRDDENWAYRYIVVKLENDNISCSIRKCR
- a CDS encoding bifunctional 2-keto-4-hydroxyglutarate aldolase/2-keto-3-deoxy-6-phosphogluconate aldolase, whose amino-acid sequence is MDKLKVMERIINVGIIAVVRADSPEEALKIADAVRKGGIEAIEITMTVPGANDVIKELKKVYSKGEILIGAGTVLDPETTRIAMLAGAEFFVSPYLNKEMVKMCNRYQKVSMAGAMSIKEVVETMEVGADFVKLFPGSAFGPSIVKAIKGPLPQAPIVPTGGVSLENVGDWIKAGCVAVGVGGELTKGAKSGDYALVQETAKKFVEAIAMAR
- a CDS encoding sugar kinase, which gives rise to MASKIVTFGEIMMRLSPPNYFRFVQTDSFEVTYGGGEANVAASLANYGENAYFVTKVPGNPIGQSAINHLRRYGVKTDYIVRGGERLGIYFHEFGASQRPSLVIYDRKYSSFAESQPTEYKWEKFLDEAKWFHFTGITPALSENAAQACLDAVETAKNKGIIVSCDLNYRKKLWSPQKANEVMSELMKYVDIVIANEEDAEKVFNIKAKDSDVAKGNLKLDDYKDVAKQIFDRFDLKGVAITLRESFSAFDNGWSGLYYDGSKFYCSKKYQIHIVDRVGGGDSFAGGLIYALINNYAPQEAIEFATAASCLKHSIIGDFNHVTVEEVKTLTKGDSTGRVQR
- a CDS encoding IclR family transcriptional regulator — its product is MEVLDYIVYSPKPVNVTEIAREFDMSISNAYKYLDDLHKGGLLSKNSDKSYFPSFKLVEYGSIILKKINLREIAHPHLVDLMVKTGQTVHLAIKEGYEGIYIEKIEGPNSLPMMSRIGMKMNLYATGFGKAILAHLPEKEIEEYLENAELKKRGKNTITDPNELKNELKKIRERGYAVDNEENETGIFCIGAPIFNYDKKVIAGVSISMSTSRAEEEKVDEYIRYVKECAENISKLLGYKG
- a CDS encoding Rqc2 family fibronectin-binding protein, whose translation is MPFDGLVLHKVLKEIKDNIVGDRIKNIYQPIKTQVLIQFSQSFVLLSLKSPSYVILLSQKPNVPIQPANFAQFLRKKIRNGRVINVEQLGLDRIGFFEIESYDQENSTMRKYKLFFELMGRNSNVILVNEDNKVEESLKRVYKEFRPIIPGVKYLPYYDDSQINILEVNIENIENIDYDRLMGFSKKSTGFLKEIGIQRAVKDLKKPYLFYFKEGNTYDFSAITPNNFKYEGLKPSEALLKVFQERANQSRLLEIKRDLEKRVKSEIDRLEKTKEQILQDLNEEKSLMDLEKKGELLQTYLYKIKKGERYFTVTDWNTGEEVTIEIDPLLSPTQNLEKLYKNIKRTKSRVEHAKKRIKKVNNELEYYNQLFETISSAEEIETLIEIKEEMKDIGLISENKKSKRERKVKTTFRKFNYKGFEILVGKNNKQNDELTRSAAQADIWLHTHEIPGSHTIIKSSGKEIPEEVIDYAAKIAATFSKAKMSSNVAVDYTQRKNVWKPKGAKPGMWLYKNYETIIVEPFREIPEKP